The Candidatus Woesearchaeota archaeon DNA segment AGTTGAATTAAAAAAACACCAAACATAAAAGAAGCGCACTGGAAAAAAAGTTTCTTCCAGTGCCCAACATATTCAAGAACAGAAACAAACAGAAGTGCAGGAACAAGAAGTCCAGCGGGAAATTTAAACAAGAAGGCAAAGCTTGCCATGATGCCCACAAAAAATGTATGCTTCCCTCGAACAAGAAGGTAAATGCTGAGTAAGATAAAGAAGGTAGCAGGAATTTCAGTCATAATGCTGACGCTGCTTTGAAAAAACAAAGGGCTAAGAACAAGCGCAAGGCAAGCAAAAAATGCGCTTTCTTCAGAAAAGAGCTCTTTTCCAAGAAGATAAACTAAAAAGAGAACTCCAAGAGAAAAAAGAAATATGACTGTTTGATAAACAAACACCGTTCCAAGACCAAGCTTCCAAAATAATCCTAACACAAGAGGCAAACCAAGCGGTCGTATGGATTCAAACAATCCTTCTGTGCCTAAAGAATAAAGATATTTGCCCATGCTGATGTAGACTGCTTCATCCCAGTGAATATCATGATGTCTCATAAAAAGAAAAAAGACATGAAGTCCGAGAAAAAAGAGGAGAAGTAAAGAAAAGAGAAACAAGTATTTCTTCTCACGAATCATTGCGTTGTACTGTTGGAGAGCCATTGAGCGCACGCTTCTGGAGTTTCTTCATATTCCTGACACACAGCAGGCATAAGGACATTGACATCATGGAGTGCCACATAAAGCTCATCATTGACAACAATACTAGGATATGTGGTAATGTTGTACGCAGTCTTGAGAATTGCAATCATTGGCTCGTCAACGGTTTTCACGTTAAAAGAGAAGATAAGGAGTTTCTCTCCAAGTTCTTTTTTCATGTAGCTGAGAACAAAGCTTTGTTCATCGCAGGTAGGACATTCTTCTTCATCAGAGGAAAAGCTGAGGAGGGTCACAATGTCATGATCGCATATTTCTTTTGCTCTGTTTGCAAGAAGCCAGTAACGTACTTCAGCAAGGAAATATTCGCGTTCAAGAAGTTCAAAATCATCTTTTGCGAGCGTTGCGTCATCGCCGTAGGTTTCTATGCGAACGCGTGTCTTTTCTAAATCTTCAAGATTGGTGTAAAGTGTTTCATAAATTGCAGGACAGTTTTCTTTTTGTTCAAGAAGATTCAGATATTCATATTGCAATTGTGAAGAGCGAAAATCCAGTTCCTGTTCCACATATCTATTCTCCACATATTGGGTTCGCGCGTTTTCCATGACAAGACCTAAAAGAAGTCCTAACACAAAAATACCCGTTGTCGCGATAAGTGCGATGATATAGATTTCTTTGCTGATGTGTCGTTTTTCCATGTTACCACTGTTGTTTCTTTCGTCTGATGATGTCGTAGAAAACACCAACCCACACTGCCCCTAAAAATAAGAAGTAAAAGAGCATATATATGGTTATCGTTAAAATCCCATAGCGAAGAAGTCGCTCATTCGTGCGCACTTCAGATTTTCGCATGATATAAAGGGTAATAAGAAGCATGGTCGTCGCGACAAAGATCGTGATAAAGTTCAGATCCATAATACTAAAATTAAACTGAAAGTGCGTCAAAAAGGGAAGAAAATCAAAGTGCACAAAGGTGAGATAATAGATATTCTGGATATACGGTTTAAGCCCGTAATAAAGAGCAGTGCAGAAGAGAATAAGAGCAATTACTCCAGAGCAAAGCACAGTGGGCATCTGAATAAATCCAAAATCTCCGTATTGTTTGTTGAAAAGCATTTTTCTGTATTTAAGAACATTGAGCGTTGCTCCTTTAAACCAGCGATTGCGTTGCGTGTAAAGTTCTTTCACCGTCGATGGTCCAATGGTTAATACTTCAGGATCCATAAGTTGAACGATCTTATAGTTATGGAATTGAAGGCGCAACGCAATTTCTAAATCTTCAGTGATGTTGTTTTCATCAAAGTAGCCGATTTCACGGAGTGTTTCAGTGCGATAGACGCTAAACGGTCCAGGCGTGACGTGAACACAGTTGAGTTTTCCCATAAGTTCTTTGTAAAACATGTTAATGATGTATTCATACCACTGCAGTTTCTCAAGTGTATTTTTTGGATTGTGGACTTTGAGCGCGGGAAGCACAGCAGCAACACGATCATGAGTAAAGTGTGGAAGCATTTTTTGGAGCGCGTCTGGCGCGACAAACGAATCAGCGTCAAGGCAAACAAAATATGTTCCTTTTGCCTGGCGGAGCGCGTTGTTGAGGCCTGCGCCTTTTCCTTGGTTTTGTTGGGAAATAAGGCGAATGGTAAAGGATGAATTTTCCTCGATAAGCTGCTTTGCAATGGAAGCAGTCTTATCAACAGAACCATCATCAACAATCAAAAGTTCATACTTTTCTTTTGGATACTGAAGTGCAAGCACAGAACGAACAGTTCCTGCGAGAGAATCCTGCTCATTGTAGGCGGGAATGGTAATCGTGACAAAAGGCGTCTCGGTAAGTTTCTTTTCTATTTTATCGTCGCGGGTTATCAAAAATACAAGAAGCCAGAAGACTGCGAAATATAAAGAAAGAAAATATGTTGACCAAAGGAGAATCGTTGTAGCAATGTTCATGAGTATCAAAAATCCGCAATGAGGAGTCAGTACTGAACACTCCATATTGCAACATTATTGTTCTCGAAAACCTTTTTAAAGTTTTTCCCATTTTGAAGGACAAAAAGAAGTCCTTCTTCAGTAGAGCCCCAAACGAGGCCTGAGCTCATATCTGAAAAAACAACGACATAATCTATCTGATAATGTTCAAAGAGAGAAAGTGCTTCATCAATGTCTCGAGTGTGAAAGAGCCGTTGCACTTCTTCTACAATCAATTCATTCTCAGGTGCGGCAGCGGCAAGTTTATCATAAATAACTCGCCTCTCTGTCGTAGAAGAGACCATATTTGCGTATTTTTCTGAGGTAAGAATAATTGCGTTTTCGTAGCTGTTTTCTTTGAGCCAGAGAAGTGCGTCCATCATTTCAGGATTGGGATCGAGGGATGCGGTTCTGCTGATAGTGCTTGTTGCGGAGAAGATAATTCCCAGGACAATAAGGAAAACAGTAAGACTTCGGAGATTTTCCATTTTCCATGGTCTGCGAAGCAGAGAAAAGAAACCAGTCGTTGCGAAAAAGCTGAGAGGAAGAATGAGATATAATGAATAATAAGCAGCAGAAAATAAAGTAAAAAATAAAGCAGTGAGAATAAAGAAGAAAGAGGAAAGAGGAATTCGTGTCTTTCTTTCAGTCCAAAAAGCATAAATCCCAAAGGCGCTAA contains these protein-coding regions:
- a CDS encoding glycosyltransferase: MECSVLTPHCGFLILMNIATTILLWSTYFLSLYFAVFWLLVFLITRDDKIEKKLTETPFVTITIPAYNEQDSLAGTVRSVLALQYPKEKYELLIVDDGSVDKTASIAKQLIEENSSFTIRLISQQNQGKGAGLNNALRQAKGTYFVCLDADSFVAPDALQKMLPHFTHDRVAAVLPALKVHNPKNTLEKLQWYEYIINMFYKELMGKLNCVHVTPGPFSVYRTETLREIGYFDENNITEDLEIALRLQFHNYKIVQLMDPEVLTIGPSTVKELYTQRNRWFKGATLNVLKYRKMLFNKQYGDFGFIQMPTVLCSGVIALILFCTALYYGLKPYIQNIYYLTFVHFDFLPFLTHFQFNFSIMDLNFITIFVATTMLLITLYIMRKSEVRTNERLLRYGILTITIYMLFYFLFLGAVWVGVFYDIIRRKKQQW